Genomic DNA from Fusobacterium varium:
ACCATTGGAGTAAGAACCCCTTTATCATAATCTGAAAGTATTACTGCATCAAGTTCATCTATCTTTGATTCTATATTTCTTAAAAGTGCATATTCTAAAAAAGTAGATATTGGAGTAATATCTTCCCAATCTATTCTTAAAAGTTGTTGGTTACTTCCAATTATTCTTCTCTTCACTATTGTTGTTCTCTCTTTATCTCTGATTAATCCTGAAACATCTATTTTTTTATCAGCAAAAGCTCCTAATAATCTCTCTCCGTTTGCATCATTTCCTATAACTCCAAAACATATTGTTTTAGCTCCTAAAGATGCTAGGTTATTTACTACGTTAGCTGCTCCTCCTAATACAAATTTTTCCTCTTTTACATTAACTACTGGAACTGGAGCTTCTGGAGATATTCTCTCAACTGTACCATAGATATAATCATCTAACATCAAATCTCCAACTACTCCTATTTTGATATTTTTAAAATTATCTAGTATTTTTTTTAAATCAAAATCGTTTTTTACTTCCATACCTTATCTCCTTTTATTAAAATGCAGGATATACTTTTCTATTCTCTAGCTCTTCAACCTGCTTATTTATTTTATTAAATTCCT
This window encodes:
- the rfaE1 gene encoding D-glycero-beta-D-manno-heptose-7-phosphate kinase, which gives rise to MEVKNDFDLKKILDNFKNIKIGVVGDLMLDDYIYGTVERISPEAPVPVVNVKEEKFVLGGAANVVNNLASLGAKTICFGVIGNDANGERLLGAFADKKIDVSGLIRDKERTTIVKRRIIGSNQQLLRIDWEDITPISTFLEYALLRNIESKIDELDAVILSDYDKGVLTPMVAKEIVRMCRDRGKIVTVDPKPKNAMNYYGATSMTPNRKEAKECLGMERATNMEEVGKELKEKLKLDNLLLTRSEEGMSLFIEDKIVNIPTFAKEVYDVTGAGDTVISVFTLAAASGVSWHEAAKIANTAAGVVVGKMGTSTVTKDEILEFYKRIYERWE